Below is a window of Salvelinus alpinus chromosome 34, SLU_Salpinus.1, whole genome shotgun sequence DNA.
ActgtttcttttgaaaaaaatatttaaaaagtaatagtttcaccatattcaGTTCAGtccacgtaacagggttgaccttaaaattagGGACATATGTAAATGACTCACTAATCACATTAAAAAATTTGTATtcttcagaaatgactgtcaAAGCAACCAAATACCTAGCACTTTACAATGACGGTAAAAACTTGggagaaatgttggggttaagtgggttaaagtCTTCCTAGAAGTTGTAGAGGGTGCACAGAGGGACTTGGCAAATtgctgaattttggcactttagcaagtctttattcatataaaaaatatGATTAATTGAATTCTGCATATAATCATTTAAAAGGGTAGAATAGCAGCTACCTTTGTCTACATAAAATCTTAGAAAGCCTCTAATCCTCACACATGCATTTATTTATTCTTTGGATCAAATGCAGTGGTGTaaactactttaaagtactacttaagtcgtttttggtgtatctgtactttactatttacatttttgccaacttttactttattcctgaagaaaataatgtactttttactccatacattttccctgacacccaaaggtactcgttacattttgacaggaaaatggtccaattcacacacttatcaagagaacatccctgatcatccctactgcctctgatctggcagactcattaaacacaaatgctttgtttgtaaattatgtgtgaTTGTTTAGAGTgtgcttttgatacttaagtatatttaaaccaaatacttttagacttttactcaagtagtattttactgggtgacacttttacttgtcattttctattaaggtattacttttactcaaatatgacaattgagtactttttccacccctGATAAAATGGGATGATGTTGGATTTAAGGCGTTTTAGGTGTGAGAAACACGATTTACTTACATTTTTATCTGGGAATCTGACTTGGACCAACAGTAGTGGGCCCAAGTGCTATTTATTCACCGCCACCctctgtggtaaatgcaattccATTTGAAAACACAGGAGGGAGACATATACCATAGTAATGTTACTTTTTATGTTCAAGTTGCAAGTGCAGCTAAAAAGGGTTGTCGATTGATTGAAATGTGTATTAAAGGACGGGGTTAATAAATCACTTTGATCGATGTTTTCATTGTCATTGAATACATTGTTTATAAAGTCTTCTATCACAAATGTTTAGGTAGGCTATGTAATATCATGGAATGTAAGTGAACACTAGAATTCACTTTGTGCAGGTGAAAATGACActggatgcattttctccatggTTTACTATTCGTTCGTGGCCCACTCTGCGAAGGTACTGCACATCTTCAGAGAGCGCTATAATTGCAGCTACCTGTTGAAATGTAGAGAAAATCTGCTGTTGGGCCGTATTCTGCCTGTAGGCCAGCTCACGTGAAATAGCCTGCAAGGCTATCAAGCCTCATATGGGGATTCGCAAATTAGCCACAAATAATGTAGCTAATTTACCTTTCGATTCATTGCATTTTCGCGCAATTTGGGTCATCGTTTATCTCTGTTGTCATCATGCACAAGGCCCACGGCCACACAAAACACATCCACAGCTGTGCGGAAATGACACAGCAGGCGCGCGCCCAATCACGTCACGCGAGACGGCACAGAGAAGGAAAAAAAGAGGAGAAACACGAACAACAGTTATCCGTGTGTGAAATTCCCACGACATTCTCGGCAAATATGTTAACCCAACCTTCAATTACTGCAAAGGACTCCATGAAATCGTAAAGGTGAGCTCGAGCATCTGCGTTTTTGAGACAATTCCACGAAGACGAGTGGGAAAAACTCGTCCGAGGATATACACTGCCTCGTCACTAAAGAAGAATCCCTAAAAACAATGATTAGCTAGCTTTAATGCGAAGTAGAAATATCAATTTGCTGTGTTTTTAAATAAATCTCATTGCATTTTTAATTGCCACGAAAGACTCAAGTTGACAGCGTGAAAAGTATgacacagctgtgtgtgtagtCCAAAGAGTATCTATTATATTGGCAAGATAGCcgagtgaccgctctaacaatggaaaaaCATGTCCTTAATGATTGAAGGCAAGGGAGATCAGGTGGGTCCATTCTAGCCAGTGTGAGGGCAGATATGCGTGTGTACGTCAGGCACAACTAAGTGCGTTTTCTCAAAGTTGTCGAATGCCACGTGCATCCACTTATATCATTGTATTTGTAACAGCCTAAACATTATATTCGATTAAATAAGCCTCACGTTATTAAACACTCAAAAGACCGAAGTATAAAAAGGGGCTTATCTCACGTGGACAGATCTTGGGCGGAGTACATCCTCTCgtttcgcctcttcctctctctgtgtactcATGTTTTGGTTCATGGGGCTTCTAGTGGAAGAATGAGGAAGTGGATGGGACAGAAACAAGTAAAAGGGGGCGAGTGAGAAGTCATAAAGCCTCTAGTTACAGACGTTGAGTCCTCTCTTGCATCACTACTAGAACACAACTCACCCACTGTTAGCAGTTAAACAGCAGAGCAACAAGTGTATTATATTTATTAGTAAAATGAATGTAGCTTGAATGTAGTCCAATATTTTCGATTAGTAAACATGTGCCCAAGCAGCTGATCAGGGTTCAGTATGACATCATGTAGGCCTAGTTGCCTATGAACATGTTCAAGCAGGTGAAGTAGACAAAGTGAACTTGCAAGTGAACAAGGGCCTGTTTGATTACGACAATAATAACATCATAGGCTTTACTTTCTATGGAACAACACTCAGTTATGTTGTTGAATATAGAATGGGACTTTTAGTCATTTTGAAATATCTTATGAAAGATTAAGTCTAACAATATAGCACAATTTGGACAATGGAATTAATATAATGTGTCTATTTGGTCAAGGTTACTTAACAGTGCAGTGACATTTTAATTCTTAAACGAATAAACAGATGTTACAggtttgatttatttttattctaTTTTTTCACTATAGGATATGAATTCCTCTGACCATGGGGAAAACTCGGATGGAGAAAAGCTCGAGAGAGGTAAgtctataatttttttaaattacactTATAATGCAACTATCCACTTTGAAACGGTTTGGATTGATCAACACCTAAAGTGGGAAAATcaaattaacttgtaaataacataacattgattttaaatgtttttctgcAGAGAGAGAACCCATTCAAGACATCAAGTTGGAGACGGATGACTGTGCTATTAGTGAGACAACTGATGGACCACGAAGATGGTCTCTTGGAACTAGTGAGGCCACCAGCAAACGTACTGTTATGGACATGGGCTGTGACGCTCACAATTCTGAATTGGACCAGTCTACCAGCAGCAAGAGAGTCAGGGTCTCTAGTGAGGTAAATTAATGAAATGGCATAATCTATACCTCATGCCTAACTGAACTTGCTAAATAGGCCTGTCTATGTGATGACATTTGTCCATCTATTTATTTAGCATGCTTATTCTAGTTCTTATATGACTTAGAAAATACATCTGAGATAAGAAATGGATATTGTTTTTGTTGTCTCTGTGTAGGCCGGGCGACGCTTACTGAGGAGATTGTCTGAAGAGTCCACGAGGCCTCAACCCCTTTGCTTGACATCTGCTGACCAGGAGAAGACTATAGCCTCTTACAGGAAGCCTCTCTACAGCATCTCTCACAGAATCACAGAGAAGAAGCTCACATCAAGCCTTGACCAGCATGAGGGAGGAGTGCGGCTAAGCTATAGCAGCCTCTTATCTCCTCAACTGGTCAAAACAGGGGAGCACAGCCGAAGTGAACCCCTCTCTACCCTGGGGGCAGCAGGGTCCATGTCTTCAACAGACTCTAATCTATACTCCCTCATTGAGAAGATGTTTTTCATCCTCAATACGCTCAACTCAAGCATGACCCAACTGCACAGCAAGGTTGATCTACTTTCCCTAGAGGTCACTCGCATCAAGAAACAGATCAAACCCTCTGAGCTGGCGACTGAGTTCCATCCTCCGCCAGAATACCTGTTGACAAGTGAGGAACTGAGTCAGCTGATGGAACAGACATCAAATGCTGGCGAGTTGGGTTGTCGATTGCTGGTACACCTCTTCCCAGAACTTCTTAAAGCCAAGGAGTGCACTCGTGGTTGCATCGCCAACAAGAGAGCGTTGGATTCCTTACATCTGCAGCTAATACGCAACTATGTGGAGGTGTGTTATCCTCTGGTTAAGAACAACAACATTTGGCAGGATGAATGCCTATTACAGATGAATGACTTCTTTAACCGCTTCTGGGCCCAGAAGGATATGGAGAGTGGGCAACAGTCATGTGGAAAACAGATTATTACAAGCTTTGGTTTCAAAGCTGAGCAGAACCAGCCCTGCCATTTTATAAATGAGGAGGGACAAGAAGTGTACCTTGACTTAGATTCCAATGGTGaccacaccaacaacaacaaagtaGTGCCAGACCTTGTGTTTGACACTCAGGAGGTCCGAGAGGATTTTGATGAGCTTTCTTCCCCTGAAGACTTTATGTTTCTTGTAAACCGACTTTTCCCTGAGGTTTTTGAGGAGGGGAGATTTCCAGAAGGTAGTGTGGGAAAGATGATCCTGGACTCTGACAGGATAGAAATTATCCGTAAATACATGGAAGCAAATTTTCCTGATGTCCCAGAGGATAGTTGGCTGCAGGTGTGTGTGCAGCGCATAGAAGACGCAATAGAGGGTTCTCACAGTAATGGCAATGGCAGCGATCCTGAGAACATGAACGATGAAAGCTATGACTCCACAAGCCTCCCTGACGATGTCTCTATCATCAAGATCAGTGACTTGTGTGACTACGAGAGACCAGGTCGTAGGTCAAAAAAGTCCTTGCTTGTGCCAGTCGATTTTGAACAACTTGAGATGCCCCTACCAGATTTCAGTGTGCCTCAAGAGTATCTGCTCTCCAGGGAGCAGCTGAGGAACAACTATGACTGTAGCTTGTCAATTGGGAACTTCGCCTCTCGCCTGTTGGTACTTATGTTCCCTGAGCTCTTCACCTACGACAACGCACGGAAGCATTACAACTGTAGTGGCTCTCTCGGGAAGAAACAGCTTGATCCTGTGCGGGTTGACCTTATTCGCCACTACGTACAGCTCCTATATCCACGAGCCAAGAATGACAGAGTGTGGACCCTGGAATTTGTGGGTAAATTGGACGAGCGGTGCAGGCGACGAGACACGGAACAACGGCGGTCGTACCAGCAGCAACGCAAAGTCTATGCTCCTGAGTTGGAGCAAGAGCCTGTGGACTTTGTGGCTGCTTGCCAAGTGAACCAGCTCAACACAGAGCGCTTGAAGGACTTTGAGATTCCTCCACTACCACCTGAAAAAAGTAGCAAAGACTTCTGCAAGATCCCCCTGGAGAACTTGACGGTGTCAATCCCGGACTTCCCAGTGCCTTCGGTCTACTGGCTCTCCGACGCTGAAGTGCGAGAGATTGTCCAGCAGAGCCTTTCTGTTGGAAACTTTTCTGCCCGTCTACTGGTGCGCCTCTTCCCTGAGCTCTTCACTCAGGAGAACCTGCGACTGCAGTATAATCACTCGGGCGCCTGCAATAAGAAGCAGCTGGATCCTGTGCGTCTCAGACTCATCCGCCACTATGTAGAGGCCGTGTACCCAGTTGAGAAGATGGAGGAGGTCTGGCATTACGAATGCGTGCCAAGCATAGATGAGCGATGCCGGCGGCCCAACCGTAAGAAGTGTGACATACTGAAGAAGGCCAAGAGATCAAATACTGTGTCCTAGTCAAAGCAACACTTAATTTTTTAATTCTAAATATTTACACAAGTTCATAAGCTGAATAGCATAGTGAAGCCTTTGCACACGGTCCTGTGTAGGATAAGGCCAACTCTTAAAGGCTTTTCATTAGTACTTAATGGATGTATTTGTAATATTGAACTACAGCATTAGTCGTTTTTCATAGACGATATCATGAGATGATAGACTGTTTCCATGTACAAAAACAATACTGTAATAGCTAATCTAACTTACCCTGTAGATAAGCTGTTGTAGCCTTAAAAACAATAAACATGTATATAATACAAAGACAGTAGATCAGTCAAATATGGATAGAAATTATGATATTATTTTGTTCCATCGCACATGTTGTAGCAGTATGGCACCACTGGTCTTTTATAAAATGTTATGTTATACCTTCTTATAGAAGTTTGTACTATAAATCTGTATTAAACTATAGCAACAGGTCATGTTAACCCATTTGTAAGAAAATCTGTCAAATTTAGCATTTCACTTTATTAGCATTTAGCTAATTAAATACTTATCCCACACATTTTCTTTGCATCTGATTCAAGCCATGACTATCCATTACTTAATTATGTAGAATGACTTGGAGAATTTAAGTCTGTTATTAACATCTGTTCATTCAAAATAGTGTCAAGGTCATTTGAAACCAGATAAGCCATTgatgaagtttacatacacttaggttggagtcattaaaactcgtcatgggaaaatcaaaagagtatctatatccacagtaaaacgagtcctatatcgacataacctgaaaggccgctgctccaaaaccgccataaaaaaagtcagactacggtttgcaactgcacatgggaacaaagatcgtactttttggagaaatgtcctctggtctgatgaaacaaaaatagaactgtttggccataatgaccattgttatgtttggcggaaaaagggaggcttgcaagccgaagaacaccatcccaaccgtgaagcacgggggtggcagcatcatgttgtgggggtgctttgctgcaggagggactggtgcacttcacaaaatagatggtatcatgaggagggaaaattatgtggatatattgaagcaacatctcaagacagcaGTCAGGAagtgaagccattttgccacaactttggaagtatccttgtggtcattgtccatttggaagacccattttcaaCTAAGCTTTAAGGACAAaaaggtcaaggtattggagtgggcatcacaaagccctgacctcaatcctatagaaaatgtgtgggcagaactgaaaaagcgtgtgtgagcaaggcctacaaacctgactcaccagctctgtcaggaggaatgggccaaaattcacccaacttattgtgggaagcttgtggaaggctacctgaaacgtttgacccaagttaaacaattttaaaggcaatgctaccaaatactaattgagtatgtaaacttctgatccactgggaatgtgataaaataaataaaagctgaattaaatgtcaggaattgtgaaaaactgagtttaaatgcatttggctaaggtgtatgtaaacttccaacttcaactgtaccaagAGGACTACTGTAAAACCTGAACCATTCCCTTTGATGTAACATCATGCAAAATGTAGATATTACAATTCCCTTGTCAATGGCGAGAAGTATAGTCAGTATTGTCCGCTGAAAACTCATTATTTGAAGGCATTCTGCTTTGGAAGTTCCAAGTTTTTCCAGCGCCTCAGAACAACGTTGTACTGGTCTCCATCCTTGGATTTGCCCAATTCCTTCTTAATGATGACTCTCAAAAGTGTGACAGTGTCTGTTTCTTTCTCTGACAATACCAGGTCCAAGGTGTCTACAACTTTAACCTGAAGAGAGAACCAAAGCTCAGTACAGTGAAGGAAACTTAAGACTTGTGCCAGAGCAGGGTGGGGTATTGATTGGACTGCTCTACCACTTCAGTGCACGGGGGATGGGTTTGGGTCCTTACAGTCTTGTAAGATGTTGAAGGTTGGCAGAAATATGTCTATTATATAAGTCATTACTAGGCACAAAAGTAACTCCCCAATTTACTTTTCTTGATGAGTTTCTGTCCATTTAGCCGAAGCTTGTTGCCATATAATGCATCCTCCACTTTGcagaaataaagacaaaacaatcaGTTAGCCACTGCAGGTAGGCCTGGAGCCTTTTAAATAGTAGGGCAATTCCATTCCATATCAATCAATTCATTTGACCTCATTTCTTCATTCACCCGTGAGAGAAATTGTATAAATGTGATTTCTGGACCTGAATGACCAAGCTTTAAGGAGAGGTGCTCAAAGTCGACCCATATGGATCCCCTCAAATTGTTGCAGATATTGATGCCAAATACTAATGATACCATTACACATTTTTTTTCTCCTTATTTGCATTCAGTTGAAAATCTAAAGGCATAACTCTGTAACCACTCACTTGCGTGCTATATCAAGGCCAACTTTCATGATACCATAATGAAACGACTGCACATATTTCTCCATGTCTTTGTAGTCTTTGGGTACACTGGGGAGTCATCCTCAGGTTCATCCTCATAGTCACTGTGCTCAGGATCCTTTTCATCATCTTCCTCATCCTGTACTGCCTTGGCGCCTCCTTTTTGCTGCTTTTGAACCTCACTTGATGAAGACCTGACCAGGTGTTAGCTGAACTCCAGCGTGTAGGGAGCTTGTGTGTCCCAATGGTCATGGAGGAACAACACAGCTGGCGAGTGTGTAGTGTCCAGTAAGGTCCGTGTCCAGGGTTCAGCAGCTTGTGGGTACTCCACCTTAGCAACTGTCTCAGGGCAAGTGCCTGTACAAACAATCCCTGCATGCTGTAGCTCCTCGAAAAAGTAGACATTTACAACACAATAAAGTTACAAAGGGCAGTCGATTGTGATTTTTTGGTAGAACAAGCTTTTAGGAAATCAAGAACTATATACATGTAATGTCATAGATGGGAAACATTGTTAACAGTTATGTTGGTGGTCCACTATGGCAATGCTAATGGTATGCTCACATTACAGTGAGGGTGTGGCCATGAGAGCACGTTAACTGGCTAATGAATGGCCCCACCCAGCAGTCTGTCGACCAATCGTgttgtcatgctgcgtcacgcTGTTGCTGAACTAATCGTcaccaaagattatggatatactgacaagatacatgtCTCTCCGCCCTAGAAATAGGAGTCATTGTCCACAAAGCGTCATGACTGGCTGTCTAGCTCCCccctatctttttttttttttttagattggtggatacatctcattattgtaatcctttttgaatattctatgagggttgttgACGGCAACCAcatgtattcaatggagagagggagaggctatCCTACTATCCAATAGTGTTTTTTGACGACATTTCACATATCCTACTTATATCAGAACACTCCAgacaacttaagcattacgaaacATATATTCGATCAtataaacctcacgtagcaaataagctattattttttgttgttgaccaaattcgatacattgacctccatacaaaaacttgGTGGGCAAAACAACGAAAAAACGCCACcagctggagggagacagatttccCGCTGAGTTGGGCCTCGCTCTTCATCAGCCATTACGCAATCCTTTCTCAAAGTCAGGGTATGGGTCGAGAAACCTGCCTATTTTCCTCGAAAGTACGTAATGTGTCTATTTcaaagctatacgatattacagtgaacaagttaattatctcacataTCTGAAGATATTCTTGTTCACGATATCATGCTAATGTCCGTTTTTGAGCTAGCACTCAATTGTCTCCCATTCACTCCTTAAAGAGAGTTTTCCTTGTCCAGTATAGCCCAGCCCAGAATGCACCGTGCCCATTGACCACGCATGGGCAACATTGACAATGGTCGTTTTCAATGGAGTTTGCCAATTTCCTCAAAAGTATCTCTGACTTGACCCGTGTGAAGCCTGCAACAGTCAAATCACTTCCGCGTCAAGTTTGATGATCCTTCAAATTAAAAGTCTGACATGTAAACGGTGAAAATTAATGTGAAGGCAAAAAATATGGAAAATGTGCACCATTATCATCATATCTTACCAATAATTTAGCACATACATTTCTAAGAGACATCATAGAGGAAAATACAATATGCACAAGCAAAAGTATAAGTATGTTGCTTTTTATTGGAAAGACAGTGTAAGTGTAGCCTAGTACAGGTGTATTTACACCTCATGAAAACCACACCAATAAATCACAGGCGTTTGGGCGACATTCTTGTTTTTTCCATAACATTTAAAATTATATTTTCCAATATTTCAATCAAAAACTTTAATCAGTATTTGTTCATGcgctttttaaaatatatatatatttttacctaaATGTTGGTTTGTGATCAgtaccccactgggcacacactggttgaatcaacattgtttccaagtcatctcaatgaaatgacgttgaaccaatgtggaatagacattgaattgatgtctgtgcccagtgggaggttTATTTTTTCAATCATTCAAAGGATACAATGTGCCTCACAAACTGGTGACAGTGTATTTATTATTTGTGATTATTTTGTTGCAATATCTTATTTGCATTGCACAATACTATGGAATTACTTTCCCCATGTCATATTTTATGTATTTTCCAGACATGTTAATATACATATTTGTCAATTTAAACACATACTTGCTACAAAGTTTGAGAATAAATATACATTAACATTCATATACAATTCAACATTTACAGCTACAATTCATCATGTCTAGTGTGACCTTAAGTGATTATTAACAAATATTTGTCAGTTGTTGGAAAGAATTTGAGCCAACTCTTATTTGAAAATATGTCTCATGTGCTTCATATTATTAAACCAATGGGAAAACCAAAACCCATCTGAAAAGTTTAGTTGTataacttgcaggtgcctttgtTAAAAAAGTGTTGGGGCACCACTTGCAGATTAAGTAAGCAATGTTACATTTCAATAGCCTATGTGACTATCATATAGTGTTCAAATAGAACTGATACAAACAAAAGGAAGTCATAGAAACTGTGCCTTTGATGTTTGTTTTCATTTGGCAGTTATCTCGACATGTTGGTTCCAATTATGAGAGAATGGTGAAGTCATAGTTATTGCTGTTGATTTTTTCCCAGATTACTTTTATTTGAAAAACTTCTCTCTCAATGTGTTGAATAAATGTGTATTGTTATTTCATAATTAAGAGGAAGACTTTATGAAAGTATTTATGAAATGAATGCAAATACAATTATACTCAATACACTTATTAATGCATATAGAACATAGACTCCAGCATTCATCCCCACCGGCCTTGGCTTATGCCTAAAGTTTACAAAAAAATTACTTGACTGCattgaatgtgtacatttctttTTTGGTAACATCTCCATATTTTAGTGTTGTCACTGCCTAAATGTAACCCCTAGTGATCACTAGTTAAAAGGTATTGAGGGAATATGCACCTAAGATTTACATCTATCCAATCCCATTAACAATCTTATGCCATGAGGTTTTCTGTAGTTGTTAGTGTCACACGGGGCAAACATCTTTGTTCACACACAAAGTCATGCTATCTGTGAATACATTGCATTGTCATAGAGAGGTCTCCACACAGGAGCCATTCCTATGAAAGGACCTGTGATTGTGGCAGTTCTCACTACAGTGAAAAATTAGCACTGGGAAGCAGAGAGCATCTTGGTAATCTGGGGGGTCCTCGTCGTCAGTGGTTAGGCGCCCAGAAAGGCAGCGGGTGTTCTCACTGGGACTCAATTGCTCATCCAAACTGCTTCTACTCCTCCAGAAACAGCTGCGTCGCGATCCGTAGCGCCGGCCCAAGGAGAAGCGGCTGCCACTGTAGGGCACCCGGCCGACCCGCGGGCTACTGCCGGTACATATGCTGAGGGCACTCCTGGAGAAAACAGAGGAGCTGCTCATTGCCCGGTGACAGCGCTCACAGTTCTGTCTGAAACCGCCAAAGCCACCAGAGGAGCACTGGGCCAGTTCCATGAGACCGGCCTCAGAGTAGCTAGGCACTAACTGCTGGTTAGAACGGATGTGCCACTCCAGCTCTGTGCTGTCGATGGTGTTGACCCGGGGGATCCGGTGGCTGTAAGGGCGTTCATCGAGAGGCGTCATAGGGACGTAATCCGCCCCGAAGAGTTTCTCCACACGGTAATGGACGTAGGCAGTGCAGTACTCTGTGAAAACCCTCAGGGGCCACGATAAGGTGAGGAAGGATGCTGCCCAGAACACATGATGAGACACATACCATGGGTGGTGGTCAGGTTCAGAAAACACAATCACACACTCCTTTAAGTTAATGTCCTTCAGGTGCATCCCCTCCCGTGCCTCCATATAGTCATCAAGCCCCTCGTTGTCAGTGAAGAACCTTGCTCTTTGGGTGAGGTAGGAGTTCTCAGACTCCACATTAGCAAAACTAAAGCACTTGGTGAACCTCAGTTTGGTGAGTGGGGCCTTCTCCAGACCAAGCAGTTGTTTTGAGATGTCCTTCATCCCACAGTGACCATAGTCATAATCAGCCTCAGCCACATGGGTGTTGACCCGTTCGTGGTAGACCTGTGTGCTGGTGTAGGCGTCCCCATTACGATAGCGTGTGACCTGCCGAGTCCGTCTAACATAATGGTAGCTAATGGCCTTCCACCAGATGCAGGGTTTCGCTTGCTGCATCCTTTGGATACGTTCATAAATGCCCTCTACATCCATTTTATGCTGCAGCTCACTCTTGGCATTGCAGTGCCAGCACTCCACCAAGTAGACCAGGTAGAGCATGAGCAGGAAGGCCAGAGGGATGTAGATGTATCCGTCAGAACAGGGGCTGTCATGGTACATCATGGACTTGCCTTTGAAGGCACTGTCAAAGGT
It encodes the following:
- the LOC139563851 gene encoding BEN domain-containing protein 3-like; protein product: MNSSDHGENSDGEKLEREREPIQDIKLETDDCAISETTDGPRRWSLGTSEATSKRTVMDMGCDAHNSELDQSTSSKRVRVSSEAGRRLLRRLSEESTRPQPLCLTSADQEKTIASYRKPLYSISHRITEKKLTSSLDQHEGGVRLSYSSLLSPQLVKTGEHSRSEPLSTLGAAGSMSSTDSNLYSLIEKMFFILNTLNSSMTQLHSKVDLLSLEVTRIKKQIKPSELATEFHPPPEYLLTSEELSQLMEQTSNAGELGCRLLVHLFPELLKAKECTRGCIANKRALDSLHLQLIRNYVEVCYPLVKNNNIWQDECLLQMNDFFNRFWAQKDMESGQQSCGKQIITSFGFKAEQNQPCHFINEEGQEVYLDLDSNGDHTNNNKVVPDLVFDTQEVREDFDELSSPEDFMFLVNRLFPEVFEEGRFPEGSVGKMILDSDRIEIIRKYMEANFPDVPEDSWLQVCVQRIEDAIEGSHSNGNGSDPENMNDESYDSTSLPDDVSIIKISDLCDYERPGRRSKKSLLVPVDFEQLEMPLPDFSVPQEYLLSREQLRNNYDCSLSIGNFASRLLVLMFPELFTYDNARKHYNCSGSLGKKQLDPVRVDLIRHYVQLLYPRAKNDRVWTLEFVGKLDERCRRRDTEQRRSYQQQRKVYAPELEQEPVDFVAACQVNQLNTERLKDFEIPPLPPEKSSKDFCKIPLENLTVSIPDFPVPSVYWLSDAEVREIVQQSLSVGNFSARLLVRLFPELFTQENLRLQYNHSGACNKKQLDPVRLRLIRHYVEAVYPVEKMEEVWHYECVPSIDERCRRPNRKKCDILKKAKRSNTVS
- the LOC139563634 gene encoding transmembrane protein 151B-like → MSPPASAAAASESSTTTVFEEDTREEQRPLKQSLSKSLCRESFWKCLLLSMLMYGCMGAMVWCHVTKVTRLTFDSAFKGKSMMYHDSPCSDGYIYIPLAFLLMLYLVYLVECWHCNAKSELQHKMDVEGIYERIQRMQQAKPCIWWKAISYHYVRRTRQVTRYRNGDAYTSTQVYHERVNTHVAEADYDYGHCGMKDISKQLLGLEKAPLTKLRFTKCFSFANVESENSYLTQRARFFTDNEGLDDYMEAREGMHLKDINLKECVIVFSEPDHHPWYVSHHVFWAASFLTLSWPLRVFTEYCTAYVHYRVEKLFGADYVPMTPLDERPYSHRIPRVNTIDSTELEWHIRSNQQLVPSYSEAGLMELAQCSSGGFGGFRQNCERCHRAMSSSSVFSRSALSICTGSSPRVGRVPYSGSRFSLGRRYGSRRSCFWRSRSSLDEQLSPSENTRCLSGRLTTDDEDPPDYQDALCFPVLIFHCSENCHNHRSFHRNGSCVETSL